From Polyodon spathula isolate WHYD16114869_AA chromosome 24, ASM1765450v1, whole genome shotgun sequence, one genomic window encodes:
- the LOC121298906 gene encoding C-X-C chemokine receptor type 3-2-like — translation MGQNEDYDYYNYNDSYTDYLEPNYTDSEPCKLDSTWKINQSFIPTVCSLIFVLGLLGNLLVLAVVSRYKRHGFSLTDTFLVHLAVADLLLVLTLPFYAVQYASGWVFGTVACKITGWVFSVNLFTTVLLLACISFDRYLAIVHAVQLSWRQNSCYAHVACATIWVVCSGLSVVDFYFHGVLNLKQLGGASVCMNDFDSKNADRWKTVLHMLNLVLGFALPLLVMLYCYIMIFRSLCHTPRLQKQKSLKVIVSIVVAFILCWAPYNALQLVEGLVRVEAIWRGCALEKALDVGILVTQSLGLAHCCLNPLLYAFVGVKFRKELALLFKSLEELCRRGQRFNPRNKSRSSCSRLQRSRKNTRSRNFSSDSETSTTAYSVMF, via the coding sequence GACTATTATAACTACAATGATTCCTATACTGACTACCTAGAACCAAACTACACTGACTCGGAGCCCTGTAAACTAGACAGCACCTGGAAAATCAACCAGTCCTTCATACCAACTGTGTGCTCCCTGATCTTCGTGCTAGGGCTTCTGGGAAACCTCCTGGTGCTGGCGGTGGTCTCTCGCTACAAGCGGCACGGGTTCTCCCTGACGGACACCTTCCTGGTTCACCTCGCCGTGGCCGACCTCCTGCTGGTCCTCACCCTGCCTTTCTACGCTGTCCAGTACGCCAGTGGCTGGGTCTTTGGGACCGTGGCGTGCAAAATCACCGGCTGGGTCTTCTCCGTCAATTTATTCACCACCGTTCTCCTCCTGGCCTGCATCAGTTTCGATCGCTACTTGGCCATCGTCCACGCGGTCCAGCTCTCCTGGAGACAGAACTCGTGCTACGCCCACGTGGCCTGCGCCACCATCTGGGTGGTCTGCTCGGGCCTATCCGTGGTCGATTTCTACTTCCACGGGGTCCTGAATCTCAAGCAGCTGGGCGGGGCCAGCGTCTGCATGAATGACTTTGACTCCAAGAACGCCGACCGCTGGAAGACGGTTCTGCACATGCTGAATCTCGTCCTAGGCTTTGCTCTGCCGCTATTGGTCATGCTCTATTGTTACATCATGATATTCCGGTCTCTGTGCCACACCCCCCGTTTGCAGAAGCAGAAATCCCTAAAGGTGATCGTCTCCATTGTGGTGGCCTTCATTCTCTGCTGGGCGCCCTACAACGCTTTACAATTGGTCGAAGGCTTGGTGAGGGTGGAGGCGATTTGGCGAGGGTGCGCCCTGGAGAAGGCCTTGGATGTTGGGATCTTGGTGACCCAGAGCTTGGGGCTGGCGCACTGCTGCCTCAACCCGCTGCTGTACGCGTTCGTGGGCGTGAAGTTCAGGAAGGAGCTGGCTTTGTTGTTTAAGAGCTTAGAGGAACTGTGTCGCCGTGGCCAAAGGTTCAACCCCAGGAACAAGAGCAGAAGCAGCTGCAGCAGGCTGCAGAGATCCAGGAAAAATACCAGGTCAAGAAACTTCAGTTCAGACAGCGAGACTTCCACCACTGCTTACTCTGTGATGTTCTGA